TCCGTACGCGGATCGCCTGGTTTGAGGCGCGTGGCCTCAGAGACGGCATCCAGCAAGCATATCGACTGTTTCCAGAGCTGTCTCCTGCTCCTGTCGCTCCAGCCCGGTTGGCCCACATCCACCTGAAGGCGCTCGGGCCGCTGCTCCTGCGTTACAGCAGCGAGGAGCATCCCGTCCGGGGTGCGAAGTGTCAGGAGCTTCTTCTTCTCCTCCTGGAACACCGTATGGTCGGAGCGCCCGAGGTTCCGCTGCTCTTCCTGCTGGAGACGCTCTACCCCCACGTGGCCGAACGGTCAGCCGAAGCTCTGCTGCGGCAGCTGGTGTTCCAGACCCGTGGACGGCTGGGACAGGACCTGATCGTGACCACCCCCGGAGGCTACGCGCTGGGCGACGTGGACAGCGACGCAGAAGCTTTTCTGAGCAGTGGCGCGACCGAACTGTGGCGCGGCTCCTACCGGGCGACCGCTCCCCGCGAAGGCGACGGCACCGTGACGGAGGCGCTTTACCGAGCGCTGGCTGCCCGGCTGGAGCCGCTCGTGGCCCAGCAGCCCACCGAGGCAGCGCGGATCGGTCGGCTGCTACTGGAGGCGGACCCGTATGACACCGAATCCCTGCGGCTGACGCTCACGGCCCTGAGAGCCGAGGGCCACCACAAGAACCTCTCGCGCCTGTATGCCGTGTCCAGGGCACGCTTTCTGGAAGTGGGCGAGCATCTGCCGGCCACCTGGCAGGCGTTTCTGGAACAGGCCTCTCCCGCCTGAAAACTGATCGGCAACTGAGCGTCCTGGCCTCACCATGCCCGAGAGGAGGTCGAGGGTGCCAAGCACCGGCAAAGCGAGCTACCGAATCTGTCCGCGCTGCTGGCGGGCCGTTCCAGCCACATCTACCGAACGGTACTGCCCGAACGATGGCACTCCGCTGGTGGGCCCGTGCCCCCGTTGCCACGCGGAGATCCACTCGCCGTATGCCCGATTCTGTTCAATCTGCGGAGAGGCGTTTGAACACTACACCGAGAAAGGAGGAATGACATGAAGAGTTATTGGTTGGGCGTGCCCGTACTGGCTATTGCCCTGGCTGCGTGCGGCGGCGGAACTTCACCGCCGGTCCCAGACGTCATGATTCCAGCCACGACCAAGGTGGCTGATACAGCGACCCGTACCGCCCTGAGCGCGTTTGATCCCAAAACCGGCACCATGCTGTTCTCAAGCAGCACCCCGGTGCTTCAGACGCTCGCCATCAACGATGTCCTGTCTGGAGACCGCTCGCCCGCAGCTCCCGACGGGTTCCTGCGCCGGGTCGTCGCCATTCGCTAGGAGAACGGGCAGACGGTACTCGACACCACCCCGGCTACCCTCCCGGAGGCCATCTCGAAAGGCGCGGTATCGGTCAGCGGCGCACTCACGCCCGCAACGCTGGTCAAGACCCAGGCCCTACGTCCCGGTGTTCGCACGCAGGCGGGCAGCTTCAACGGGTTTGACTTCGAGCAGCAGGTGGACGTGGTATACCGCCCCGAGGCCCCCGGCACCGGTGAGGTGCACATCACCGGGACGATCGACTACAGCCTCGGCTATCACATCGGTATCGACATCGGCAGCTGCTTCGAGATTCCCCCGGTCTGCCTGAACCACTTCGACGCCTCGGTGGGCTTTGAGCACAAGGCGAACCTGAATGTTACGGGCC
The Deinococcus ruber genome window above contains:
- a CDS encoding double zinc ribbon domain-containing protein, with translation MPERRSRVPSTGKASYRICPRCWRAVPATSTERYCPNDGTPLVGPCPRCHAEIHSPYARFCSICGEAFEHYTEKGGMT